In Acipenser ruthenus chromosome 6, fAciRut3.2 maternal haplotype, whole genome shotgun sequence, the following proteins share a genomic window:
- the LOC117410397 gene encoding terminal nucleotidyltransferase 5A: MADGEHASASNSTEDSFGTDSSNLNVLNWEQVQRLDKILTETIPIHGRGNFPTLEMKPRDIVKVVRSRLEEHNINVRDVRLNGSAASHVLHEDSGLGYKDLDLIFCADLKGEAEFRTVKDIVLDCLLDFLPEGVNKQRITPLTLKEAYVQKMVKVCNDSDRWSLISLSNNSGKNVELKFVDSLRRQFEFSVDSFQIKLDSLLLFYECSENPMTETFHPTIIGESVYGDFQAAFDHLCNKIISTRNPEEIRGGGLLKYCNLLVRGFRAVSEPEIKSLQRYMCSRFFIDFSDISEQQRKLEAYLQNHFVGLEDRKYDYLMTLHRVVDESTVCLMGHERRQTLNLIAMLAISVLAEQNIIPNVTNVTCYYQPAPYVADANFSNYYIAQVQPVYTCQQHTYSTWLPCN, encoded by the exons atggCAGATGGTGAACATGCCAGCGCTAGTAATAGTACTGAGGATAGCTTTGGTACGGATAGCAGCAATTTAAACGTGTTGAACTGGGAGCAAGTGCAGCGCCTGGATAAGATATTGACCGAGACAATCCCCATTCACGGCCGAGGAAATTTCCCTACTTTGGAAATGAAACCCCGGGACATAGTGAAAGTTGTGAGGAGCAGACTGGAAGAACACAACATAAACGTGAGAGATGTGAGGTTAAACGGGTCTGCAGCAAGCCACGTACTTCACGAAGACAGTGGCTTGGGGTACAAGGACCTGGATCTCATTTTCTGTGCAGACCTTAAAGGCGAAGCAGAATTTCGGACTGTCAAGGATATTGTTCTCGACTGCCTCTTGGATTTCTTGCCAGAAGGGGTAAATAAGCAGAGGATTACACCTCTAACCCTAAAG GAAGCGTATGTGCAGAAAATGGTGAAAGTCTGCAACGATTCAGACCGGTGGAGCCTCATATCCTTGTCCAACAACAGTGGCAAAAATGTGGAGCTGAAGTTTGTGGACTCCCTGAGACGTCAGTTTGAATTCAGCGTAGACTCTTTCCAAATCAAACTCGACTCTTTATTGCTTTTTTACGAATGCTCTGAAAACCCCATGACGGAAACCTTTCACCCCACCATCATCGGCGAGAGCGTCTATGGAGACTTCCAGGCAGCCTTTGACCACCTGTGTAACAAAATCATTTCCACCAGGAACCCAGAAGAGATCCGGGGAGGTGGGCTTCTCAAGTACTGCAACCTGTTGGTCAGGGGCTTCAGGGCAGTTTCAGAGCCTGAAATCAAGTCTCTCCAGCGGTACATGTGCTCCAGGTTCTTCATTGACTTCTCAGATATCAGCGAACAGCAACGAAAGCTGGAAGCTTACCTACAGAACCACTTTGTGGGACTGGAGGACCGCAAGTATGACTATTTAATGACACTTCACAGGGTTGTTGATGAGAGTACAGTGTGCTTAATGGGGCACGAGAGGAGACAGACCCTCAACCTTATTGCAATGCTAGCCATTAGCGTCCTGGCAGAGCAGAACATCATCCCAAATGTGACAAATGTAACCTGCTATTACCAGCCGGCCCCTTATGTGGCAGATGCCAATTTCAGTAATTACTACATTGCCCAAGTCCAGCCTGTGTACACCTGCCAGCAACACACTTACTCAACCTGGTTGCCCTGCAACTGA